From the Paludibacterium paludis genome, one window contains:
- a CDS encoding methyl-accepting chemotaxis protein, translated as MRNNQPVTAEEVFFDPDRPIVTCTDLKGRITYANPAFSEVSGYSNSELVGQPHNIVRHPDMPPAAFEDLWNTLKQGRPWRGLVKNRARSGAFYWVDAYVTPLTENGRITGYASIRTVPERAGVQVADALYRDIREGRAAFPWTRYRPGLSLVFRLALGCAVPALFAAGMVAANDAVLRAGLAVAGAAASLAFAVWVHRAASAPLGVMREAFRLQSEGVFTVPVPTNAAREFAEALTALESMRIRLRAMFGDINASATEVGDQAHALNHSASDLMGSAERQSQEIRDVSERMQSLALSAKTIAGATDAAAGFADDALRRTEEGLSRVKATVGANETVVASVGAAQEAIAGLSAAIADIGRVLSGIRDIAEQTNLLALNASIEAARAGEGGRGFAVVADEVRKLAERTGEATAVIFSTLGVVERTAASVRVQMTSATEGVTDNSSRIADVERSLAGIHDACGGVVKSSREIRQALADQSRLSGEVADNMEKMSGLRSDNDATIANLSEEAGRLDETSLALKALAGQFGR; from the coding sequence ATGCGTAATAACCAGCCAGTGACGGCGGAAGAGGTATTTTTCGATCCCGACCGACCCATTGTGACCTGCACGGATCTCAAGGGGCGAATCACCTATGCCAATCCGGCGTTTTCTGAGGTCAGTGGGTATTCAAATTCGGAACTGGTCGGGCAGCCGCACAACATTGTCAGGCACCCCGACATGCCCCCCGCGGCATTTGAGGATCTTTGGAATACCTTGAAGCAAGGCCGCCCGTGGCGAGGTCTTGTGAAAAACCGCGCCCGTTCCGGCGCGTTCTACTGGGTGGACGCCTATGTGACACCCCTCACGGAAAACGGCCGGATTACCGGCTACGCGTCGATCCGCACGGTGCCGGAACGTGCCGGCGTGCAGGTCGCCGACGCGCTGTACCGCGATATCCGGGAGGGGCGGGCGGCTTTCCCCTGGACACGCTACCGGCCGGGATTGTCGCTCGTATTCCGGCTCGCGTTAGGCTGCGCCGTGCCGGCGCTCTTCGCCGCGGGGATGGTGGCGGCAAACGATGCCGTGCTGCGTGCCGGGCTTGCCGTAGCGGGCGCGGCGGCGAGTCTGGCGTTTGCCGTCTGGGTTCATCGCGCCGCGAGCGCGCCGCTTGGCGTAATGCGGGAGGCGTTCCGTCTTCAATCCGAAGGAGTTTTTACCGTACCGGTACCCACGAACGCCGCCCGGGAGTTCGCCGAGGCGCTGACGGCGCTCGAGTCGATGCGCATCCGTTTGCGCGCGATGTTTGGCGACATCAATGCTTCAGCGACGGAAGTGGGCGATCAGGCCCACGCCTTGAATCACAGCGCATCGGACCTGATGGGCAGCGCGGAGCGGCAGTCGCAGGAAATCCGGGATGTCTCCGAGCGCATGCAGTCGCTGGCGCTGTCGGCCAAAACCATCGCCGGAGCGACCGACGCGGCGGCCGGCTTCGCCGATGACGCCCTGCGGCGCACCGAGGAAGGCTTGTCCCGCGTCAAGGCGACTGTCGGCGCCAATGAAACGGTCGTGGCATCGGTCGGGGCGGCGCAAGAGGCGATCGCCGGTCTGTCGGCTGCCATCGCCGATATCGGGCGGGTGCTGTCAGGCATCCGGGATATCGCCGAGCAAACCAACCTGTTGGCGCTGAATGCCTCGATCGAAGCGGCGAGGGCCGGAGAGGGCGGGCGCGGATTCGCCGTCGTGGCCGACGAGGTCAGAAAGCTCGCCGAACGCACGGGAGAGGCCACGGCGGTGATTTTCTCGACGCTGGGCGTTGTCGAACGCACCGCCGCGTCTGTGCGAGTGCAAATGACAAGCGCGACGGAGGGGGTGACGGACAACTCAAGCCGGATTGCCGATGTCGAGCGAAGCCTGGCCGGTATCCATGACGCATGCGGAGGAGTGGTCAAATCGTCCCGCGAGATCCGGCAGGCCCTTGCCGATCAGTCGCGCCTGTCCGGCGAGGTGGCGGACAATATGGAGAAAATGAGCGGCCTGCGCAGTGACAACGATGCGACAATCGCCAACCTGTCCGAAGAGGCAGGCAGACTGGATGAAACGTCGCTGGCGCTGAAGGCGCTGGCGGGGCAATTTGGCAGGTGA
- a CDS encoding VOC family protein, which produces MATIERLKEMKFGYTIIYVNKVADALAFYENAFGFEIQFLHESGDYGELKTGATVLAFASLELAEANLGRRCLPISAEAVPTGIELAFVTEDVQSAYQHAVACGATPVREPAEKPWGQVVAYVRAMEGTLIELCTPMGG; this is translated from the coding sequence ATGGCCACCATTGAGAGGCTCAAGGAAATGAAATTTGGCTACACCATCATTTATGTCAACAAAGTCGCCGATGCGCTGGCTTTCTATGAGAACGCTTTTGGCTTCGAAATTCAGTTCCTTCACGAGTCCGGTGACTATGGCGAATTGAAAACCGGCGCCACCGTGCTGGCCTTTGCCTCACTGGAACTGGCCGAAGCGAATCTTGGAAGACGCTGTCTTCCAATCAGCGCGGAAGCCGTCCCAACAGGCATCGAGTTGGCATTCGTGACCGAGGACGTGCAATCGGCCTACCAGCATGCCGTTGCTTGCGGCGCGACACCGGTCCGAGAACCCGCAGAGAAACCATGGGGCCAGGTTGTGGCTTATGTGCGCGCCATGGAAGGAACCTTGATCGAGTTGTGCACCCCGATGGGCGGATGA
- a CDS encoding VOC family protein, protein MPLGEAMFMRNGVTYEFHHLGIPTTEVRPGERYSAMFGMYTSDADSRLVRVQYHRYEPSSPLPELLRILPHPAFRVDDLERAVQGFTLLLGPYEPIDGFRVAVIDDGGHPVELIETSLPDDEVWGRAHAGQGILYAAPGKPE, encoded by the coding sequence TTGCCCTTGGGAGAAGCCATGTTCATGCGCAATGGCGTCACGTACGAATTTCACCACCTGGGCATCCCCACGACGGAGGTTCGGCCCGGCGAGCGGTATAGCGCGATGTTCGGCATGTACACGAGCGACGCCGACAGCCGGCTCGTGCGCGTGCAATACCATCGCTACGAACCCTCGAGCCCCCTTCCCGAACTACTGCGAATCCTCCCTCACCCGGCATTCAGAGTCGATGACCTCGAGCGGGCCGTGCAGGGTTTCACACTGCTGCTCGGACCGTACGAGCCGATCGACGGTTTTCGGGTGGCGGTGATCGACGACGGGGGACACCCCGTGGAGCTGATCGAAACGTCGCTGCCGGATGATGAAGTCTGGGGGCGGGCCCACGCAGGTCAAGGCATCCTGTACGCCGCACCCGGCAAGCCCGAATAA
- a CDS encoding PEP-CTERM sorting domain-containing protein, whose product MKKTTHRLISLALTCAAFGANAATLSVGNTGVDGSQWSYSVNNGAFTAAQSVAGNAFPFPYWAANTSTSSWVSTRSSYSDVGSDLQNTAYTFRTSFNLASGFDPHSLSLNGRWMADNTGLSILVNGQSIAQAAMPGTGNGEGFRGWTDFALGGNFRTGTNTVDFVVYNLAGTYGNPTGFRAEFSPASVNAVPEPETYALMGLGLTGLVLTRRRKFQK is encoded by the coding sequence ATGAAAAAGACAACACACCGCCTTATCTCGCTGGCGCTGACCTGTGCCGCATTCGGCGCCAACGCCGCCACGCTGTCCGTGGGCAACACGGGTGTCGATGGCTCGCAGTGGAGCTACTCGGTCAACAACGGAGCGTTCACCGCCGCCCAGAGCGTCGCCGGCAATGCCTTCCCGTTCCCGTACTGGGCGGCCAACACGTCGACCTCGTCGTGGGTATCGACACGCAGCAGTTATTCCGATGTCGGCTCGGATCTGCAAAATACGGCGTACACCTTCCGCACCAGCTTCAATCTCGCCTCCGGGTTCGATCCTCATTCGCTGTCGCTCAACGGCCGATGGATGGCGGACAATACCGGACTGAGCATTCTGGTCAACGGTCAATCCATCGCCCAGGCAGCGATGCCCGGCACGGGCAACGGCGAGGGCTTCCGTGGCTGGACCGATTTCGCGCTCGGCGGCAATTTCCGCACCGGGACCAATACCGTGGATTTCGTGGTGTACAACCTGGCCGGCACCTATGGCAATCCGACCGGATTCCGCGCCGAGTTTTCTCCCGCCAGCGTGAATGCCGTTCCGGAACCGGAGACGTATGCGCTGATGGGGCTTGGTTTGACGGGGCTCGTGCTGACCCGGCGCCGCAAGTTTCAAAAATAA
- a CDS encoding DUF962 domain-containing protein, with the protein MDPPEINHSFGYNGTVPRRRRVHRESAMSDLIRHLAHYAAYHRDRRNIATHFAGIPLILIAALLGLTLLPIPGTPVNCADLAIALSALYYLRLDLRLGAIMLLILGGGRELALVLAGWPSPLTLAVILFAAGWTLQFIGHYLEGKKPAFFDDLASLLIGPLFLVAETGFALGWRAGLKQDVRQAARHPG; encoded by the coding sequence ATGGATCCCCCTGAAATCAATCACTCATTCGGCTATAACGGAACCGTCCCGCGCCGTCGGCGCGTTCACCGCGAGTCCGCCATGAGCGACCTGATCCGCCATCTTGCCCATTACGCCGCGTACCACCGCGACCGCAGAAACATCGCCACCCACTTCGCCGGAATTCCGCTGATCCTGATCGCCGCCCTTCTTGGGCTGACCCTGCTGCCGATTCCCGGCACGCCGGTCAACTGCGCCGACCTGGCCATAGCACTCTCCGCGCTCTATTACCTTCGGCTGGATCTGCGTTTGGGCGCCATCATGCTGTTGATCCTCGGGGGCGGGCGCGAACTGGCCCTGGTTCTTGCCGGATGGCCGTCGCCGCTCACGCTGGCGGTGATCCTGTTTGCCGCAGGCTGGACCCTGCAATTCATCGGACACTATCTGGAAGGCAAAAAACCGGCGTTTTTCGATGACCTGGCCAGTCTGCTGATCGGCCCGCTCTTTCTGGTGGCGGAAACGGGCTTCGCTCTCGGCTGGCGCGCCGGCCTCAAGCAGGATGTCCGCCAGGCGGCCAGACACCCGGGGTAA
- a CDS encoding transglutaminase-like domain-containing protein: protein MTHSRDMHDPKTIRDVLAHLAAQADSDRELMIAAHDFVRDSIRFGFTARFDDVTPQMTLERRLGHCNPQADLLRAMLAEAGFEARLKFVGLDKRLLRGATAEPVYRLLPAHVSHALLEVRGEGGWIELDSYIFPPDMLRRRRARLAQAGLPCGFGTFEGASPVWDGDSPAYSQAAPAYVLPDSCAVYRSLAEFVREGGGDNRLLGVPFWRWMWPLRMWPASRLVEGVLNASRA from the coding sequence TTGACACACTCCCGCGATATGCATGACCCCAAGACAATTCGCGATGTCCTCGCCCATCTGGCGGCGCAAGCCGACTCCGACCGGGAACTGATGATCGCCGCGCATGACTTTGTGCGCGACTCGATCCGTTTCGGGTTTACGGCGCGATTCGATGATGTCACCCCGCAGATGACCCTGGAGCGTCGTCTTGGTCATTGCAATCCTCAGGCGGATCTGCTGCGCGCCATGCTGGCCGAAGCGGGATTCGAGGCGCGCTTGAAGTTCGTCGGCCTCGATAAACGGCTGCTGCGCGGCGCCACGGCGGAGCCGGTGTACCGCTTGTTGCCCGCGCATGTCAGCCACGCATTGCTGGAAGTTCGCGGGGAGGGCGGCTGGATCGAGCTGGATAGCTATATTTTTCCGCCGGACATGCTGAGGCGTCGTCGCGCTCGGCTTGCGCAAGCCGGCCTTCCCTGCGGCTTCGGGACTTTCGAGGGCGCGAGTCCGGTATGGGACGGCGACTCGCCGGCCTACAGTCAGGCCGCGCCGGCCTATGTCCTGCCTGACAGCTGCGCGGTTTACCGTTCGCTGGCCGAGTTCGTCCGCGAAGGCGGGGGCGACAATCGGCTGCTTGGCGTGCCGTTCTGGCGCTGGATGTGGCCACTGCGCATGTGGCCGGCCAGCCGGCTTGTCGAAGGCGTGCTTAACGCCAGCCGCGCGTAA
- a CDS encoding substrate-binding periplasmic protein, giving the protein MPGFQSFRLWAACAAVFGLLPLSAVHAAPASLNLCTDASVVEAARHNGKAINTSRILRDVGRNIGVKIVVEEIPWRRCMNEVAAGRRDGLFSISYSRQRAQMGAFPMLHGFPDPSRRMLSLHYHVYRLKGSQVDWNGRGFSRLAGPVGAPAGYSVVAELRRQGREVDDGAPGAEANFVKLLHGRVAAVVLQSHVADPVLRENRLLADRIERVGPPFATKAYYLMLGKSFVRDNPLLADRLWAAIAESRKANSLD; this is encoded by the coding sequence GTGCCAGGGTTCCAATCATTTCGTCTGTGGGCGGCATGCGCGGCAGTCTTCGGCCTGTTGCCGCTTTCCGCCGTCCATGCGGCTCCTGCCTCCCTCAATCTGTGCACCGACGCTTCCGTGGTCGAGGCTGCGCGGCATAACGGCAAGGCCATCAATACGTCCCGGATACTGCGCGATGTCGGCCGCAACATCGGCGTGAAAATCGTGGTGGAGGAAATCCCCTGGCGGCGCTGCATGAATGAAGTGGCAGCCGGTCGGCGCGACGGGCTGTTTTCGATCAGTTATTCAAGGCAGCGCGCGCAGATGGGCGCTTTTCCGATGCTGCACGGGTTTCCCGACCCCTCACGTCGCATGCTGAGCCTGCATTACCATGTTTACCGGCTCAAGGGCAGTCAGGTTGACTGGAATGGCCGCGGTTTTTCCCGGCTGGCCGGCCCGGTCGGGGCGCCTGCCGGATATTCGGTTGTGGCCGAGCTTCGTCGGCAAGGCCGCGAAGTGGATGACGGGGCGCCCGGCGCCGAGGCCAATTTCGTGAAACTGCTGCATGGCCGGGTGGCGGCGGTGGTCTTGCAAAGTCATGTCGCCGATCCGGTGCTGCGCGAGAACCGGCTCCTGGCCGACCGCATCGAGCGCGTCGGCCCGCCTTTCGCCACCAAGGCCTACTACCTTATGCTGGGCAAATCATTCGTCCGCGACAACCCTCTTCTTGCCGACCGGCTCTGGGCGGCGATTGCGGAAAGCCGCAAAGCCAACTCTCTGGACTGA
- a CDS encoding CDP-diacylglycerol diphosphatase, translating into MVRFRIVSRARLTWLATALLVSSSTVGGAQQGGSALWALTQRCVLGATLRGDPSPCVEARPSVTDQPGYVVLKDRTGVAQFLLMPADRITGMEDPAILAPSSTNYWAEAWRARRWMAARLGRPVPREAVSLAVNSRFGRTQNQLHIHIDCVRRDVARLLREHPGEPDGRWHAVPGGIDGKAYRILWLSSEHLVGWNPFRLLADGMNVEPSRMGWHTLVVVAARLRDGSPGFAVLEDEAGRTLLDPASGEVLQDHACGILEAER; encoded by the coding sequence GTGGTTCGGTTTCGGATTGTTTCCCGGGCGCGTTTGACGTGGCTGGCAACGGCGCTGCTGGTGAGCTCCTCGACGGTCGGCGGCGCGCAGCAAGGCGGATCGGCGCTATGGGCGCTCACGCAGCGTTGCGTACTGGGCGCGACACTGCGGGGGGATCCATCGCCGTGTGTCGAGGCGCGCCCTTCGGTCACGGATCAGCCTGGATATGTGGTGCTCAAGGATCGCACCGGCGTCGCCCAGTTCCTGCTGATGCCCGCCGATCGCATTACCGGCATGGAGGATCCGGCGATTCTGGCGCCGTCGTCGACGAACTACTGGGCCGAGGCCTGGCGCGCTCGCCGATGGATGGCGGCCAGGCTGGGTCGGCCGGTGCCGCGCGAGGCGGTTTCGTTGGCCGTCAATTCGCGGTTCGGACGCACTCAGAATCAGCTGCATATCCATATCGATTGCGTGCGGCGCGATGTCGCGCGCCTCTTGCGCGAGCACCCTGGCGAGCCGGACGGGCGCTGGCACGCGGTTCCCGGCGGCATCGATGGCAAAGCCTATCGGATCTTATGGTTGTCATCGGAGCATCTGGTGGGGTGGAATCCCTTTCGCCTGCTGGCCGACGGGATGAATGTCGAGCCTTCGCGGATGGGGTGGCATACCCTCGTCGTTGTCGCGGCGAGGCTGCGTGACGGTTCTCCCGGGTTTGCCGTTCTGGAGGACGAAGCGGGCCGCACGCTGCTCGATCCGGCCTCGGGAGAGGTGCTGCAGGATCATGCATGCGGGATCCTGGAGGCGGAGCGCTAG
- a CDS encoding ABC transporter substrate-binding protein, with protein sequence MKGLRAVMIGLALGLATATAPAATVKDIAGRTVTVPDNPKRVILGEGRLFYAMALLEGKSPFARIAGWQGDFRRLDPQTYALYRQRFPEIDRVPLIGNASEDTVSVEKMLSLRPDVAIFSVSGHGPGIKNPMVDTLTRAGVPVVFVDFRDKPLEHTAPSLRLMGKVLKREAQANAYLAFYDTHLARIRTRVAKLAPKDRPLVFMDVRAGSMDAVTSAGKGSVGEFVDIAGGRNLAAALLPSPLGQVNIETVLASRPALYLATGAGAPDAAAGVKLGAAVSAEQARASLIATGARDQLKGLEAGRNGRSFALWHHYYISPYHIAAIEAVAKWLHPERFADVDPNATLRDIHKRFLAIEPTGTYWVNSR encoded by the coding sequence ATGAAAGGCTTACGGGCAGTCATGATCGGGCTGGCGCTCGGCCTGGCGACGGCGACGGCTCCGGCGGCGACCGTCAAGGACATCGCGGGGCGCACCGTCACGGTGCCGGACAATCCCAAACGCGTGATCCTCGGCGAGGGGCGCCTGTTCTACGCCATGGCGCTGTTGGAGGGCAAGTCGCCGTTCGCGCGCATCGCCGGCTGGCAGGGGGATTTCCGCCGGCTTGACCCGCAAACCTATGCCCTCTATCGTCAGCGCTTTCCTGAAATCGATCGTGTTCCGCTGATCGGCAATGCCAGCGAAGACACCGTCAGCGTGGAAAAAATGCTCAGCCTGCGCCCGGATGTCGCCATCTTCAGTGTATCCGGGCACGGACCGGGTATTAAAAACCCGATGGTCGACACCCTGACGCGCGCCGGCGTTCCGGTGGTGTTCGTGGATTTCCGGGACAAGCCGCTGGAACACACCGCCCCCAGCCTTCGACTGATGGGCAAGGTGCTCAAGCGCGAGGCGCAGGCCAACGCCTACCTCGCCTTCTATGACACGCATCTGGCGCGCATCAGGACCCGGGTCGCGAAACTCGCGCCCAAAGACCGTCCGCTGGTCTTCATGGATGTGCGCGCGGGTTCGATGGATGCCGTCACCTCGGCGGGCAAGGGTAGCGTCGGCGAGTTCGTCGACATCGCGGGCGGGCGCAACCTTGCCGCCGCCCTGCTGCCCTCCCCGCTGGGGCAGGTGAACATAGAGACCGTACTGGCAAGCCGCCCCGCTCTCTATCTGGCGACCGGCGCCGGCGCACCCGACGCGGCCGCCGGGGTCAAGCTTGGCGCGGCCGTGAGCGCCGAACAGGCCCGCGCGTCGCTGATCGCCACCGGGGCCCGCGACCAGCTCAAGGGACTCGAAGCCGGGCGCAACGGACGAAGTTTCGCGCTCTGGCATCATTACTACATCTCGCCCTACCACATCGCCGCGATCGAGGCGGTGGCGAAATGGCTGCATCCGGAACGCTTCGCCGACGTCGATCCCAACGCCACGCTGCGCGACATTCATAAACGGTTTCTCGCCATCGAGCCGACCGGCACGTACTGGGTAAACAGCCGATGA
- a CDS encoding FecCD family ABC transporter permease produces the protein MSQTHSLPGGGDLLARHYRKLTLRRTAWLVALAALITISVALDFTLGPAGLTTHELWQALSRSADGDAMHRIIVWDIRLPYALLAVAIGMALGLAGAEMQTVLNNPLASPFTLGLSSAAAFGASLAMVLGLSLPGVAPHWVISVNAFVFAMLSALLLDGVARFGRMSTSGVVLFGIAMVFSFNALVSLIQFVASPEALQGLVFWTMGNLSRASWQNVSLVALAVALLLPLAMRDAWRLTALRLGEERAESFGIDIRRQRLVSLLRISLLAAVAVAFAGTIGFIGLVAPHMARRLVGEDHRFYLPAATLTGGAVLSLASVASKNLVPGIVIPVGIVTSLVGIPCFLMIIFAARNRA, from the coding sequence ATGAGCCAGACACACTCCCTTCCGGGCGGAGGCGATCTGCTCGCCCGACACTACAGAAAACTCACCCTGCGCCGGACGGCCTGGCTCGTCGCGCTGGCCGCGCTCATCACGATCTCCGTGGCGCTGGACTTCACCCTCGGCCCGGCCGGACTGACCACGCACGAGCTGTGGCAGGCACTGAGCCGCTCGGCCGACGGCGACGCCATGCACCGGATCATCGTCTGGGACATCCGGCTGCCCTACGCCCTGCTGGCAGTGGCCATCGGCATGGCGCTGGGACTCGCCGGCGCGGAAATGCAGACCGTGCTCAACAACCCGCTGGCCAGCCCCTTCACCCTGGGGCTCTCGTCTGCCGCGGCCTTCGGAGCCTCCCTGGCGATGGTGCTGGGGCTGAGCCTGCCGGGCGTGGCCCCCCACTGGGTGATTTCGGTCAACGCGTTCGTGTTCGCCATGTTGAGCGCCCTGCTGCTCGATGGCGTCGCCCGCTTCGGCCGCATGTCCACCTCGGGCGTGGTTCTGTTCGGCATCGCCATGGTGTTCAGCTTCAACGCTCTCGTCTCGTTGATCCAGTTCGTGGCCTCGCCGGAGGCGCTGCAGGGGTTGGTGTTCTGGACCATGGGCAACCTGTCCCGCGCCAGCTGGCAAAACGTTTCGCTGGTCGCGCTCGCCGTGGCGCTCCTGCTGCCGCTGGCGATGCGCGACGCCTGGCGCCTGACGGCGTTGAGGCTCGGCGAGGAGCGCGCCGAGAGTTTCGGCATCGACATCCGCCGCCAGCGCCTCGTGTCATTGCTGCGCATCAGCCTGCTGGCCGCGGTGGCGGTGGCGTTCGCCGGCACCATCGGCTTCATCGGATTGGTCGCGCCGCACATGGCGCGCCGGCTGGTCGGCGAGGATCACCGCTTTTATCTGCCGGCCGCCACGCTCACCGGCGGCGCCGTGCTGTCGCTGGCCTCGGTGGCGTCCAAAAATCTCGTGCCGGGCATCGTGATTCCCGTCGGGATTGTCACCTCGCTGGTGGGCATTCCGTGTTTTCTGATGATCATCTTTGCCGCGAGGAACCGCGCATGA
- a CDS encoding ABC transporter ATP-binding protein: MNAGLTIQDLSVAYGRRRILHSLTAEAPMPGEVVAVLGPNGSGKSTLLKALAALVPSRGDVRLDGRAVLAMSREDRARRVVYLPQALPPSVHLRVFESILVAGNAGERGLAQKTLTPVVQGILERLGIAHLGMAFLDELSGGQKQLAGLAQALVRDPELLLLDEPLSALDLHHQFQVMALIREETRRRGMVTLVVLHDINIALHHTDRVLLVADGGLAGAGRPEDVITPESLARVYGVRGRLERCSRGRLSVHIDALA, from the coding sequence ATGAACGCCGGACTGACCATCCAGGACCTGTCCGTCGCCTACGGACGACGCCGGATCCTGCATTCGCTGACAGCCGAAGCGCCGATGCCGGGCGAAGTCGTGGCGGTGCTCGGGCCGAACGGTTCGGGCAAATCGACCCTGCTCAAGGCGCTTGCCGCGCTGGTGCCGTCCAGGGGCGATGTCCGCCTTGACGGGCGCGCCGTACTGGCCATGTCGCGCGAAGATCGCGCCCGCCGCGTGGTCTACCTCCCACAGGCGCTTCCACCCTCGGTGCACCTCAGGGTATTCGAGTCCATTCTCGTGGCGGGCAACGCCGGCGAGCGCGGTCTCGCGCAAAAAACCCTGACCCCCGTGGTGCAGGGCATACTCGAACGCCTGGGCATCGCGCATCTGGGCATGGCCTTTCTCGATGAGCTCTCCGGGGGGCAGAAACAGCTGGCGGGGCTGGCGCAGGCATTGGTGCGCGATCCGGAGCTGCTGCTGCTGGACGAACCTTTGTCGGCCCTCGACCTGCATCACCAATTCCAGGTGATGGCGCTGATCCGGGAAGAAACCCGCCGTCGCGGCATGGTGACGCTGGTGGTACTGCACGACATCAATATCGCCCTGCACCATACCGACCGGGTGCTGCTGGTGGCGGACGGCGGATTGGCCGGAGCCGGACGCCCGGAGGATGTCATCACGCCGGAGAGCCTCGCGCGCGTTTACGGGGTCCGCGGCCGTCTCGAGCGCTGCTCGCGCGGACGCCTGAGCGTCCATATCGACGCCCTGGCCTGA
- a CDS encoding helix-turn-helix transcriptional regulator, with protein MSLPVRQPVFFHEVLREGLTLYAAREIDEADTGESVRSTQLGCGLRLPLVLEGCANVSFGGRRLALGLQNERKTGPSTAIVSIARPELFSRRLVPGNAQCVVNLTLAESWLNEGSQGDDELDRALEAFLSEHLAIRPWKPSRQALGKARELMAPPPMPVRMRRLFLESRCLDIVQEALGALAGEPRPAALPARVERQMRALCDWIDAAGDADWQLGDLAREAGMSISTLQRHFRIYTGRTVYDYVRTRRLAEAKRLLEHEGVSVTEAALAAGYGNPANFATAFRREFGMAPSRAARRG; from the coding sequence ATGAGCTTACCTGTCCGCCAACCCGTGTTTTTCCATGAAGTTCTGCGCGAAGGACTGACCTTGTACGCCGCACGAGAAATCGATGAGGCCGATACCGGCGAAAGCGTGCGTTCGACGCAGCTCGGGTGCGGATTGCGCCTCCCGCTGGTGCTCGAGGGTTGCGCGAATGTGTCGTTTGGCGGACGCAGGTTGGCGCTGGGTCTGCAAAACGAAAGAAAAACCGGACCGTCGACGGCCATCGTGTCGATCGCCCGGCCCGAACTGTTCAGCCGCCGGCTTGTCCCGGGGAACGCGCAGTGCGTGGTCAACCTGACCCTGGCCGAATCCTGGCTCAATGAAGGCTCGCAAGGCGACGACGAACTGGATCGGGCGCTGGAGGCCTTTCTGTCCGAACACCTGGCCATCCGTCCGTGGAAGCCCTCGCGGCAAGCGCTTGGCAAGGCGCGCGAGCTGATGGCGCCGCCGCCGATGCCGGTCAGGATGCGCCGGCTGTTTCTCGAGTCGCGATGCCTGGACATTGTCCAGGAGGCGCTCGGAGCGCTGGCGGGGGAGCCGCGGCCGGCGGCCTTGCCGGCGCGGGTCGAGCGGCAGATGCGCGCCTTGTGCGACTGGATCGATGCGGCGGGCGATGCCGACTGGCAGCTTGGCGATCTGGCGCGGGAGGCCGGCATGAGCATCAGCACCTTGCAGCGGCATTTCCGTATTTACACCGGGCGTACCGTGTACGACTACGTACGCACCCGGCGTCTGGCCGAAGCGAAGCGCCTGCTGGAACACGAGGGGGTGAGCGTGACGGAGGCCGCGCTGGCCGCCGGCTACGGCAACCCTGCCAATTTCGCCACGGCTTTCCGCAGGGAATTCGGCATGGCGCCAAGCCGGGCGGCAAGGCGCGGCTGA